In the genome of Phreatobacter oligotrophus, one region contains:
- a CDS encoding MarR family winged helix-turn-helix transcriptional regulator: MDDRLGPLGLASGYLPVFFALAGGAEMTQRDLAKLAAIEQPTMAATLARMERDGLVTRRPSPHDGRSALVALSAQAMQRVPDVVAAVADINGRALAGLSANEAAALRNALRTVIGNLEPGADTDPA; this comes from the coding sequence ATGGACGACCGTCTCGGCCCGCTCGGCCTCGCCTCGGGGTACCTACCGGTCTTCTTCGCGCTCGCCGGGGGGGCCGAGATGACCCAGCGCGACCTGGCAAAGCTCGCAGCGATCGAACAGCCGACCATGGCGGCAACGCTCGCCCGTATGGAGCGGGACGGTCTGGTGACCCGCCGCCCCTCGCCGCATGACGGCCGGAGCGCGCTCGTCGCCCTGAGTGCTCAGGCGATGCAGCGGGTGCCCGACGTGGTGGCTGCGGTCGCGGACATCAATGGCCGTGCGCTCGCCGGTCTTTCGGCGAACGAGGCTGCGGCACTGCGGAACGCCCTGAGAACCGTGATCGGCAATCTCGAACCGGGCGCCGATACCGACCCGGCCTAA
- the trmFO gene encoding methylenetetrahydrofolate--tRNA-(uracil(54)-C(5))-methyltransferase (FADH(2)-oxidizing) TrmFO, with the protein MTQIAPIHVVGGGLAGSEAAWQIAEAGVPVVLHEMRPVRGTDAHKTEGLAELVCSNSFRSDDAETNAVGLLHAEMRRLGSLIMRMGDAHQVPAGGALAVDRDAFSAAVTAALEAHPLVTIERGEVAGLPPADWDNVIIATGPLTSPALAAAIGGLTGEKELAFFDAIAPIVHFESIDMETAWFQSRYDKAGPGGTGADYINCPLDRDQYEAFIDALLAAEKTEFKEWEGTPYFDGCLPIEVMAERGRETLRWGPMKPVGLTNKHNPTVKAYAVVQLRQDNKLGTLFNMTGFQTKLKYGEQAKIFRMIPGLQNAEFARLGGIHRNTYLNSPKVLDETLRLKAEPRLRFAGQITGCEGYVESAAIGGMVGRFAAAERLGRPLVLPPATTAHGALINHITGGHVTTIDEGPRSFQPMNVNFGLFPPVLGVPTKGPDGQRLKGTAKSQARKRTLSARALADLETWLGGTALAAAE; encoded by the coding sequence ATGACCCAGATCGCCCCCATCCATGTCGTCGGCGGCGGCCTCGCCGGCTCGGAAGCTGCCTGGCAGATTGCCGAGGCCGGCGTGCCCGTCGTGCTGCACGAGATGCGCCCGGTGCGCGGCACCGACGCTCACAAGACCGAGGGCCTCGCCGAACTCGTCTGCTCCAATTCCTTCCGCTCGGACGATGCCGAAACCAACGCGGTCGGCCTGCTCCATGCCGAGATGCGGCGGCTCGGCTCGCTCATCATGCGGATGGGCGATGCCCATCAGGTCCCGGCCGGCGGCGCGCTGGCGGTCGACCGCGACGCCTTCTCCGCCGCGGTTACTGCGGCGCTGGAAGCCCATCCGCTGGTGACGATCGAGCGCGGCGAGGTGGCCGGCCTGCCGCCCGCCGACTGGGACAATGTCATCATCGCCACCGGCCCGCTGACCTCGCCGGCGCTTGCCGCTGCCATTGGCGGGCTCACCGGCGAGAAGGAGCTCGCCTTCTTCGACGCCATCGCGCCCATCGTCCATTTCGAGTCCATCGACATGGAGACCGCCTGGTTCCAGTCGCGCTACGACAAGGCGGGGCCCGGCGGCACGGGCGCCGACTACATCAACTGCCCGCTGGACCGCGACCAGTACGAGGCCTTCATCGACGCCCTGCTGGCGGCGGAGAAGACCGAGTTCAAGGAATGGGAGGGCACGCCCTATTTCGACGGCTGCCTGCCCATCGAGGTCATGGCCGAGCGCGGCCGCGAGACGCTGCGCTGGGGGCCGATGAAGCCGGTCGGCCTCACCAACAAGCACAATCCGACGGTGAAGGCCTATGCCGTCGTCCAGCTCCGCCAGGACAACAAGCTCGGCACGCTGTTCAACATGACCGGCTTCCAGACCAAGCTGAAATATGGCGAGCAGGCGAAGATCTTCCGCATGATCCCCGGCCTGCAGAATGCCGAGTTCGCGCGGCTCGGCGGCATCCACCGCAACACCTATCTCAACTCGCCGAAGGTGCTGGACGAGACGCTGCGCCTGAAGGCGGAGCCGCGGCTGCGCTTCGCCGGCCAGATCACGGGCTGCGAGGGCTATGTGGAGAGCGCCGCCATCGGCGGCATGGTCGGCCGCTTCGCCGCCGCCGAGCGGCTGGGGCGCCCGCTCGTCCTGCCGCCCGCCACCACGGCCCATGGCGCGCTGATCAACCACATCACCGGCGGCCATGTGACGACGATCGACGAGGGGCCGCGCTCCTTCCAGCCGATGAACGTCAATTTCGGCCTTTTCCCACCGGTGTTGGGCGTGCCGACCAAGGGGCCGGACGGCCAGCGGCTCAAGGGCACGGCCAAGAGCCAGGCCCGCAAGCGGACGCTCAGCGCCCGCGCGCTCGCCGATCTCGAAACATGGCTGGGCGGTACGGCCCTCGCCGCGGCAGAGTGA